AAATATGTCCGTTATAATAGGTGcagaaaaaattaaacatttatcaTTTGATTTAAGCTCTTGATTCTtgtaataaaatcaatattttaggTCCATGGAATTGAATATGTAGATATCGTCAATTTAATTGCTTCCGTAGTTTCTATCGACAACACGATTTAACCCCATTTGTTTTCTTAGCACCAGAGATGGAAACTTTCCTCTTCACCTCAGAATCTGTTAACGAAGGGCATCCGGACAAGTTGTGTGACCAGGTTTCAGATGCCATCCTGGATGCATGCTTGGAGCAAGACCCAGACAGCAAGGTGGCGTGTGAAACCTGTACAAAAACTAACATGGTTATGGTGTTTGGTGAGATAACAACCAAGGCCAATGTGAACTACGAGAAAATAGTTCGAGATACTTGCAGAGGCATTGGGTTCGTATCGGCGGATGTTGGTCTTGATGCTGACAATTGCAAAGTTCTGGTCAACATTGAGCAGCAGAGTCCTGATATTGCTCAAGGAGTTCATGGTCACTTGACCAAAAAGCCAGAGGAAATTGGTGCTGGTGACCAAGGCCACATGTTTGGTTATGCCACAGACGAAACACCAGAGCTAATGCCACTCACTCATGTGCTTGCTACTAAACTTGGTGCCAAGCTCACTGAAGtgagaaagaacaaaacatgtCCCTGGCTGAGGCCAGATGGTAAAACCCAAGTGACAGTTGAGTACAAGAACGATAATGGAGCCATGGTCCCTATCAGGGTCCACACAGTCCTCATCTCAACTCAGCATGATGAAACTGTCACAAATGAGCAAATTGCTGAAGATTTAAAAGAGAAAGTGATCAAACCCGTCATCCCAGCCAAATATATAGATGACAAAACTATCTTCCACCTCAACCCCTCTGGTAGGTTTGTCATTGGTGGACCACATGGAGATGCAGGACTCACTGGAAGGAAGATCATTATAGACACCTATGGTGGTTGGGGTGCTCATGGCGGCGGTGCCTTCTCTGGCAAGGACCCAACCAAGGTTGATAGGAGTGGCGCATACATTGTCAGGCAAGCAGCCAAGAGTGTGGTAGCTTCAGGACTTGCTCGACGTTGTATTGTGCAGGTTTCTTATGCAATTGGAGTCCCAGAGCCCCTTTCAGTGTTTGTGGACACATACAAAACGGGAAAGATTCCAGACAATGATATCTTGGCTCTGATCAAGGAGAAGTTTGACTTCAGGCCAGGAATGATTGCCATCAATCTTGATCTCATGAGAGGAGGCAACTGCAGGTACCTGAAAACTGCTGCTTATGGGCATTTTGGACGTGATGATCCTGATTTCACTTGGGAGATCGTGAAAATCCTCAAGCCAAATGCATAAATTAGTTAGCCACCCACGATCGAATTCGTTGCTACTTGCGGCTATCATCGTAGCCATCTTTCAGATTTTGGgttaaaggaaaataaagaagCTTCGTTGCGTACATCTCTAATTGAATATACGTTTCACACTTTGGACTAGAAAAGGGAGGGAGatatctttcttcatttttgggTGTTTGGTGTAAACTAGGGTGTTAGTTAATTGTTTACTTCGTGAAAACCACGATTtccttaaatatgttttaatctgttcttataaaacaatttttttatataatgaacaaattttagttttagtcattGTAATTTCCTTTGGTTTTAATCCTTCTAAAGTTCAAAATCACCGTTTTTTCATCTCTaaagttcattttattttaataaataatatttattttaaagttcaTTTTGATGTTATACCATTAACACTCGTAAATGTTATTTGGAGTAGTCAATTGAACTTTTGCCAATTACATAACAAGCATCTCCTGGTAATTGAGATAGAAgcaaaatttaaacttaaagagggataaaaagaaatatatttttttttcctagagACTAAAGTTAAAACTAGTTAATTTTGCAAGAACTATAATAGATATTAAAGCCAAGAAAATTTCTTATGGAAACACAGAATAACTAGGTTTTGTTCTACGATTCACAAAATTGTTCATGGATGATAGTGCTACTTACATAGATAGAGAAATTGTAAACATAATGTTTCTCTTACGCGGAGTAGTTAAGAGTGCAACCACAGGCGATCATGGAGCCTCTCTTCTCCAGTGCCATACATCTCATCTACCTTTTCACCATTCCGGTAAAATTGGAAGGTTGGCGTGTAGCGAATGTGTTGAGTTGTTTCCGGGCATTCATCAATGTCTGCGTACACAAAGGTAAGCTTTGGAAAATTATTGCTTAGTCTGCAGAATGCTGGGAGAATTTGGCTACAGACGCGGCACCTGAAAAACCAGGAAACAATAGTCACTAACGGCTTCCTTTATATCGAAGAAAGATTAAGGCGTTGAATGCATTGTTAATAGCCTTATAATTCACACTTATAACTCCAATTGCCGCTGTAATTTCCTTCAggtgaaaaactataaattattcCTTTTGGTGCATAGGATACTTTGCAACAAAAGACAGAAACTAATATctcaaaaaacaaaagattatTTAAAGAACTCACTTCTCTCAAAATTCGTTTTTCTGTATACACAAACATGGAGATTGAACAAATGAAAACATGTTAAGGGGGTATGATTAGGTGTCAACTATAGTACACCACATTGGATTTCAACCTTGAGACAAGAAACTACTGATCTTCCAAACCACTGTCCTTGAAAGAGTTTTCATTGGATTGCATAAAAAAGTATAGAAGCATGCATTCTTACACGTTCAAAgaaaaaactgttttttttttttttttaatttcttagcCAGCATTCTTAACATTTGCAATAAAGTAAGGCCACCTGGACTGTAACCGCTCCCCAAAGACAAAGTTTCATCGGAAGTGCAATAAAAACACATTGGAAAATGCATTTTTACACGATCAAATAAAAAGCTTTCCATTTCATGTTTTTTAAGCAGAGTTTGTAGCATTTGCATCAAGTAACGCATACCCTGTGCTATGTATTATGTTCAATTTCATCATTCCAAACCCAAACAAAACAAACTTCCAAATATGatgtaaacaaaattttaaccaCAAGGTTTGTATTTTCCAATGATTTTGAGAGTTCCAACATCAAACACCTGGTGCTCAAAACAA
The sequence above is drawn from the Vigna radiata var. radiata cultivar VC1973A chromosome 3, Vradiata_ver6, whole genome shotgun sequence genome and encodes:
- the LOC106757909 gene encoding S-adenosylmethionine synthase 4, yielding METFLFTSESVNEGHPDKLCDQVSDAILDACLEQDPDSKVACETCTKTNMVMVFGEITTKANVNYEKIVRDTCRGIGFVSADVGLDADNCKVLVNIEQQSPDIAQGVHGHLTKKPEEIGAGDQGHMFGYATDETPELMPLTHVLATKLGAKLTEVRKNKTCPWLRPDGKTQVTVEYKNDNGAMVPIRVHTVLISTQHDETVTNEQIAEDLKEKVIKPVIPAKYIDDKTIFHLNPSGRFVIGGPHGDAGLTGRKIIIDTYGGWGAHGGGAFSGKDPTKVDRSGAYIVRQAAKSVVASGLARRCIVQVSYAIGVPEPLSVFVDTYKTGKIPDNDILALIKEKFDFRPGMIAINLDLMRGGNCRYLKTAAYGHFGRDDPDFTWEIVKILKPNA
- the LOC106757443 gene encoding thioredoxin-like 3-3 — translated: MEGSSTMVSNQHDKAKKGLEGSALDLPINRYANLKSATSDDDFTNLLALIKSSKTPAVINYGASWCRVCSQILPAFCRLSNNFPKLTFVYADIDECPETTQHIRYTPTFQFYRNGEKVDEMYGTGEERLHDRLWLHS